ATGCGGAAGGGGCGGGGCTGATGTCAGACAATCAAAAAACTCCGACGATCAATGTGCGATACGAGTTACCGAACGATGCAACAGAAGCGGAAAAGCGGCAGGCGGCTCGCGCGGCCATTTATACCCTGTTTCAAAAAGAACTGGCCGCGTTGCGTGAACTGCGTGCGGCATCATCGCTCGTCGAAGCCGATAACCGTGACGTCGATATGAATCTGGACGCGGCGGATGGAATCCTTGCGGAACTTTCTGAACGCATGGAACGTGGGTTATCGGAAAATGAAATCAGCGCCGTGTACCGGGAAGTGCGTAGTCTTTTCGACCGCGCAAAAGCGCGTCTCGATTTTGACCGCCAGAAGGCCATCAAATCGAAAGGTGGCGCGAGTAAAGGCGGGAAAAAGGGAAAGAAAACGAAGCAGGACGCGAACGCGCCCCGAAACCACAACATCCGCCGTGCCGCCGATCAGATGTATATGGAAGGCCATCAGGAGAAAGCCGTCGTTTCGAAGCTGAGCGAACGTTTCACTAAAGACGACGGCACCAATCTTTCAGCGCGGCAAATTCGACGGATTTTGAATAGCCAATAAATCTGTTGCCATGTAGGGGGCACGTGTCCGTATCGCCTCGTAACGTTTCGTCCGTCACCTTGACGGAGCGAAAACGATGCAACAGCAAGTTTACCTTTCCGACCAAGCCGTCGCCGCGCGCTATGGCATTCACCGAATCACGGTATGGCGGTGGGCCGCATCCGGCCTGATCCCGCAACCGATCAAGCTTTCTCCCGGCACCACTCGTTGGCGACTCGCGGACCTCGAACGTATCGAGGCCGAGCGCACCCCCGGCGGGCAGGCCGCATGATGACGCCTGC
This portion of the Alphaproteobacteria bacterium genome encodes:
- a CDS encoding AlpA family transcriptional regulator, which encodes MQQQVYLSDQAVAARYGIHRITVWRWAASGLIPQPIKLSPGTTRWRLADLERIEAERTPGGQAA